In uncultured Desulfuromonas sp., the genomic stretch GGCTCAAATTGGCGGACCTGCGGCAGCCCGGCTGGTGCAGAAAAAAGTTCATCCCATCAAAATCAAGGATGAAGCAACCATTACGGAGACGGTTGAGAAACTTCAGGAAGTTTTGAGGAATAATCCGCCGCCCTGGCTGCGTAAAGCGATGATGAAAGGGGAGCGTCCCAGCTTTGCTGATCGCTAGGAGCGGTTTTTGAACCAACATAGAAAGTCTACAAGGAGATTTAAAAGATGGCGTATTTAACTGGTAAAACCAAAGGTGGCAAGGATTGGACTCCGAATTTCGTCGAGAGCATTGATCCTGAAAAATGTATCGGCTGCGGACGTTGTTTCAAAGCCTGCTCTCGTAAAGTTCTCGGTCCCGAGGATTTTTATGACGAAGAGACCGACACTGAGCGTATGGTCATGACCATTGTGAATGATGACAACTGTATCGGTTGCATGGGCTGTATCGTCACCTGCCCGAAAAAATGTTTTACCGTGGCTCCGTTGGAGGTTTAATTTTATAGAGATATCTTCAGCGACAACCCTACCTGATCGGGGTTGTCGCTGTTTATTTTCTTTCCAGAGTGCAATTGCCTAAGGCTTAGCAAAGTGGTAACGAGGGGTTTCCACTTTGCTTTTTTTTATCTTTTTTATACCACCAGATCCAGTTCTTGAATCGTGCCCGCACGTCCATCTTCATGCAGAAAAATACCGGTTTCACGCGTCTGTCCGAGCAAGCTGTTGTCACTTGAGTCTGTCAGTGAAAACGGTGTTGATGTTGAACCGAGATAGATGGCGCCAATCCCTGCCTGTCCCAATGACAACAGTTTCTGATTGCCGTCACTGTCGCGTGTCCAAATGCGCAGGCGGTCATAAATGCTGTCTTGTTCATCAATCCACATATTGCCATCGTTGTCGTAGGCTGCCAGTTCTGAAAATCCGTCATTGGTGGTTGGGCCAAACAGTTCGCTGCCATCGTTGATGACACCATCACTGTTTTTATCCAGGGCCAGAAAACCGCTGCCGGGAGTAACAAATGAGATCTGGTCTTGCTGTCCATCCAAGTCAAGGTCAAAGCTGATTTTGTCTGTTGTCAACTGGGCGGCTGTGCCATTAAAGTTGATAACGAGTGGGTCTTTAAGGGCCTGCCCAGCGCGGACGTTAACGTTCATTTCCTGATGAAATTCACGACTCATATTCAGTTCAACATTCAAGTCGATTTGGCGTCCATCCGCTGTCGTAACTTGAGCCTGGGCGGAAAAATTGACACTCTCCTGTTCATGGTAGGACTCGTGATAACTGTAGACCAGACCAAAATTTTCAGGAATGTCTGACTCTTGAGGCTGGATGCTGAGCTGGGCGGCTGTGGCCTGTTTCTGTAGACTCTGAGCGATATTGATTTTGTGGTTCAGCTTGATCTCTTTACCGGTCAGCATTTCCGTAAGTCGCTTAAGCAGCAGGATATTGAGCTCTTCGATCGGATCTTCAGTGTCGAGTGGATCGACAATCTCCGTTTGTATTTGCTGAGCGTTGTGAGCAGCCGCACTCAGGTTGACATGGCTGGCTATTTGCCCAGGAGGGGGAAGTGTGTTTTCGTCTTCTCGTTGCGCTGTCCAGAATTGCAGGGTCTCTTTCTGAACGCTGGTTTGTGATTTTTGATGTTGGGCTTGCAGTTGGACGGTTGATTCGGTGATAATCATCGCGGCCCTCCGTGGCTATGTGTTGATAAAGCGAGCACGTGGCAATGTCTTCCGTGACATTAGCCAGTGTCTATTTCTATCGGCACAATGTCTAAAAACTTTAACGTTTTTTTTGCCAACATCATGGAGTTTTTGTGCGTAGTAGTTTGTTTATTCTTATCTCTTTGATTTTATTGTGGATTTCAAGAAATCCCTTACGCAATTTTCGCAGCCACGGTTTTTATCGTTTCTTTGCTTTTGAGGGTGTCGTGGCTCTGGTTCTTATCAATCATCCCTACTGGTTTGACGACCCCTTTGCCTTGAGGCAGTTGCTATCATGGCTGTTGCTGATTTGTTCAGTTGGTTTTGTTATCCATGGTGTTCAACTGTTACGCATTGTCGGTGGTCGTGGTGACCGTCATGATATGCCCGAA encodes the following:
- a CDS encoding isoprenylcysteine carboxylmethyltransferase family protein; protein product: MRSSLFILISLILLWISRNPLRNFRSHGFYRFFAFEGVVALVLINHPYWFDDPFALRQLLSWLLLICSVGFVIHGVQLLRIVGGRGDRHDMPENLAFENTVKLVEVGLYRFIRHPMYASLLLLAWGAFLKHPAPLTVALAVTTTLFLVATAKVEERENLRFFGDQYQDYCRRSKMFIPFVF
- the fdxB gene encoding ferredoxin III, nif-specific; translated protein: MAYLTGKTKGGKDWTPNFVESIDPEKCIGCGRCFKACSRKVLGPEDFYDEETDTERMVMTIVNDDNCIGCMGCIVTCPKKCFTVAPLEV